One region of Burkholderiales bacterium genomic DNA includes:
- a CDS encoding c-type cytochrome, with protein MLTAAGCAAVLSSCSTEGGPTAVAPRGSDGPATTASPPAHQRGNAATGRDVFRFETFGNEGFWTDAARLPKGMMDAKFTPKQALEAGLQVDIDAVDPALRKKMEAELRTDMSPQNAPMLNDPKTTVALINANAVVGMVPKDSNGDGKLDVTNGDKVGVACTICHTITDKSVFDLPNGGSIGRRVDGPAALTLNVGKLLAMAANSRAFYPNLQQSFLGISLGRAPSGLGPESTEAEVDAYLGNPAYYPVGTFDETQDGHGNPVKNTPLFRQDLAAPYGSAGEFKLLDDISNASYTTNLDPTTLVTAEGRELLQIKAGRAGKQMADEYAKILKDTGVTGYPFVKAKLTGKAGDPANPVGRRVDNQKLLDMNAYLDSLPAPAGVKVNAETFARGRQLFRANCTECHNVDQGKFVPPTLVEMKAIWPAYIPIPVGLRGDSRLSTIVNSPGIFDDKMIVVDASDRGEKRGNALPLLLDLARTNIFLHDASVPSLDNLLDPVRGDDAPHPFYLKDAGQRADMVTFLRSADTSN; from the coding sequence ATGCTCACTGCGGCAGGTTGCGCGGCAGTCCTAAGCAGTTGCAGCACTGAGGGCGGCCCTACCGCCGTTGCGCCTCGGGGCTCCGATGGTCCCGCGACGACGGCTAGCCCGCCTGCGCATCAGCGCGGAAATGCCGCGACCGGCCGCGATGTTTTCCGCTTTGAAACTTTCGGCAACGAGGGCTTCTGGACCGATGCCGCGCGCTTGCCGAAGGGAATGATGGACGCGAAGTTCACACCGAAGCAGGCTCTGGAGGCCGGGCTGCAAGTCGATATCGACGCCGTCGATCCCGCGCTGCGGAAGAAGATGGAAGCGGAACTAAGAACCGATATGTCACCGCAGAACGCCCCCATGCTCAACGACCCTAAGACGACGGTCGCGCTGATTAACGCGAATGCCGTAGTCGGCATGGTTCCGAAAGACTCCAACGGCGATGGCAAGCTCGACGTCACGAACGGCGACAAGGTCGGTGTCGCTTGCACGATCTGTCATACCATCACCGACAAATCGGTGTTCGACTTGCCCAACGGTGGCTCGATTGGCCGCCGCGTCGATGGTCCTGCCGCGCTGACGTTGAACGTCGGCAAGCTGCTGGCCATGGCCGCCAACTCAAGAGCTTTTTATCCGAATTTGCAGCAATCCTTCCTCGGTATCAGCCTCGGCCGGGCGCCTTCGGGCTTAGGTCCTGAATCGACCGAGGCCGAAGTCGACGCCTATCTAGGCAATCCCGCCTATTATCCGGTCGGCACCTTCGACGAGACACAGGATGGCCACGGCAATCCGGTCAAAAACACTCCGCTGTTCCGTCAAGATCTGGCGGCACCGTATGGCAGCGCGGGCGAGTTCAAGCTGCTCGATGACATCAGCAACGCGTCCTACACGACCAACCTCGATCCGACGACCTTGGTAACGGCCGAGGGACGCGAGCTGCTGCAGATCAAAGCCGGCCGCGCCGGCAAACAAATGGCCGACGAGTACGCCAAAATACTGAAAGACACGGGCGTAACCGGCTACCCATTCGTCAAAGCCAAACTGACCGGCAAGGCCGGCGATCCCGCCAATCCGGTGGGACGGCGCGTCGACAACCAGAAACTGCTCGACATGAACGCCTACCTCGACAGCCTGCCCGCTCCCGCCGGCGTCAAAGTAAACGCCGAGACGTTTGCGCGCGGCCGGCAACTGTTTCGCGCCAACTGCACAGAATGTCATAACGTCGATCAAGGCAAATTCGTGCCGCCGACGCTCGTGGAGATGAAAGCTATCTGGCCTGCCTACATCCCGATTCCGGTTGGTCTGCGCGGCGATTCCAGGCTCAGCACAATTGTGAATTCGCCGGGAATTTTCGATGACAAGATGATCGTTGTCGACGCCAGCGACCGCGGCGAGAAACGTGGTAACGCCCTGCCGCTGCTGCTCGATTTGGCGCGGACAAATATTTTTTTGCACGATGCTTCGGTGCCGAGCCTGGATAACTTGCTGGATCCGGTGCGTGGCGACGACGCTCCGCATCCGTTCTATCTCAAGGATGCCGGGCAGCGGGCCGATATGGTGACGTTCCTGCGTAGCGCGGATACGAGTAATTGA
- a CDS encoding response regulator transcription factor, producing the protein MNQTAAQGSILIVEDNPTTSQLLSVYLEREGYNTVAAFSGQQALDLAARHNVVLTVLDIMLPDLDGWEVCRRLRSASTVPIMIVSALGQAHQRLKGFTLGADDYLAKPFSFSELVARVKAILRRTGVETAETALSCRGLTLDLDKRQVTLNGQRIQLTRSEYRLLEALMTSPGRIFFRGELMKRLYPNGGVVVDRVIDVHIGNLRQKIEVEPCRPQYVLTARGLGYAFTDEAAPAADPTLG; encoded by the coding sequence ATGAACCAGACAGCCGCGCAAGGATCGATTCTCATTGTCGAAGACAATCCCACAACCTCCCAGCTTTTGTCGGTCTATCTCGAGCGCGAAGGGTACAACACCGTCGCCGCCTTTTCGGGGCAGCAGGCTTTGGATCTGGCTGCCCGGCATAACGTGGTGTTGACCGTGCTTGACATCATGCTGCCCGATCTTGATGGATGGGAAGTCTGCCGCAGGTTGCGCAGCGCATCCACGGTTCCGATCATGATCGTCTCGGCGCTCGGCCAGGCGCATCAGCGCCTCAAAGGATTTACGCTCGGCGCCGACGATTACCTGGCGAAGCCTTTCAGCTTCAGCGAACTCGTTGCGCGGGTCAAAGCGATTCTGCGCCGCACTGGCGTGGAGACGGCCGAAACCGCACTCTCGTGCCGCGGCCTCACGCTCGACCTCGACAAACGCCAGGTTACGCTGAACGGTCAGCGCATCCAGTTGACGCGCTCCGAGTATCGGCTGCTGGAGGCGCTGATGACATCGCCCGGCCGCATTTTTTTTCGCGGCGAACTGATGAAGAGGCTTTATCCGAACGGCGGCGTCGTCGTCGATCGCGTCATCGATGTTCATATCGGCAACCTGCGGCAGAAGATCGAAGTCGAGCCGTGTCGTCCTCAATACGTACTGACCGCGCGCGGCCTCGGCTACGCGTTCACCGATGAGGCGGCGCCTGCTGCCGACCCAACGCTTGGCTAA